A genomic region of Glycine max cultivar Williams 82 chromosome 15, Glycine_max_v4.0, whole genome shotgun sequence contains the following coding sequences:
- the LOC121173554 gene encoding secreted RxLR effector protein 161-like, which produces MADSKPISTPLSEKEKLFVVIKVQTQADQDYMSKVPYSSAVGSLMYAMVCTRPDLAYAISMVSRFLNQPQKEHWKAVKRIFRYLKGTADVGLIYGSHSDCCLTSYFGADFVVDLVKRRSLTGYAYTLGGFLVSWKETLQLSIALSTTEAEYMALTEAAKEGIWLRCLINDLRINQEYANIYCDSLSAICLAKDQVHHDRTKHIDVRYHFIWSERRIKVHKISTLHNPADMFTKPVPKSKFDHCLSLLNVDC; this is translated from the coding sequence ATGGCTGATTCTAAACCTATCAGCACTCCCCTTTCAGAAAAAGAGAAGTTGTTTGTTGTGATAAAGGTTCAAACTCAGGCTGATCAGGACTATATGTCAAAGGTTCCATACTCAAGTGCTGTTGGCAGTCTCATGTATGCCATGGTCTGCACCAGACCTGACCTTGCTTATGCTATTAGCATGGTTAGTAGGTTCTTAAACCAACCTCAGAAGGAACATTGGAAGGCTGTGAAGAGAATTTTCAGATATCTTAAAGGGACTGCAGATGTAGGTTTGATCTATGGATCTCACTCAGATTGCTGCCTCACTAGCTATTTTGGTGCAGATTTTGTTGTTGATCTAGTCAAGAGAAGGTCTCTAACAGGGTATGCTTACACCCTTGGTGGCTTCTTGGTGAGTTGGAAGGAAACACTTCAACTTTCTATTGCTCTCTCAACTACTGAGGCTGAATATATGGCTCTTACTGAAGCTGCAAAGGAAGGAATTTGGCTGAGATGTCTGATAAATGATCTCAGAATTAATCAAGAATATGCTAACATCTACTGTGATAGCCTTAGTGCTATATGCTTGGCCAAGGATCAAGTTCATCAtgatagaaccaagcatatagatgtTAGATATCACTTCATTTGGTCAGAAAGAAGAATCAAAGTTCATAAGATCAGCACTCTGCACAATCCTGCTGATATGTTTACAAAGCCAGTTCCAAAGAGCAAGTTTGATCACTGCTTAAGCTTGCTCAATGTTGATTGTTAG